Proteins from a single region of Lepus europaeus isolate LE1 chromosome 4, mLepTim1.pri, whole genome shotgun sequence:
- the ZNF354C gene encoding zinc finger protein 354C yields MAVDLLPAQESVAFRDVAVFFSQDEWLHLDSAQRRLYREVMLENYSNLLSVGTPFSTPKVIYQLQQGEDPSVVEREVPPDTSLDFKTCPKTEAFPPEQNAFIEETSHGIIKEKPIRYGDWDISFGEAVETESGTEQERQEQPLRQMVASQEKSLRGDGNHADLALGEDILVNTDLASQQNVPTERIPHMYNTIGKDFKQNFDLTRCFQVYPGAKPYVCNECGKSFTQNLHLVEHQRIHTGEKPYKCTECEKAFSHRSSLLAHQRIHTGEKPYKCSECEKAFSSSSTLIKHLRVHTGEKPYRCRECGKAFSQCSTLTVHQRIHTGEKLYKCGECEKAFNCRAKLHRHQRIHTGEKPYKCSDCGKGYSQFTSLAEHQRLHTGEQLCKCLECGRTFTRISTLIEHQRIHTGQKPYQCNECGKAFNQYSSFNEHRKIHTGEKLYTCEECGKAFGCKSNLYRHQRIHTGEKPYQCNQCGKAFSQYSFLTEHERIHTGEKLYKCMECGKAYSYRSNLCRHKKVHIKERLFKWKEYGKTFIYSSSLTQYQRFLKGENSSEV; encoded by the exons ATGGCCGTGGACCTGCTGCCCGCTCAG GAGTCTGTGGCGTTCAGGGACGTGGCCGTGTTCTTCAGCCAGGATGAGTGGTTGCACCTGGACTCTGCCCAGAGACGCTTGTACCGGGAGGTGATGCTGGAGAACTACAGCAACCTGCTCTCAGTTG GGACTCCATTTTCAACACCAAAGGTGATCTACCAGTTGCAACAAGGAGAAGATCCAAGCGTGGTGGAAAGAGAAGTCCCCCCAGATACCTCTCTCG ATTTCAAGACTTGTCCTAAAACAGAAGCATTTCCTCCCGAACAGAACGCTTTTATAGAAGAAACATCTCATGGAATAATAAAGGAAAAACCCATTCGTTATGGTGACTGGGACATCAGCTTTGGAGAAGCTGTTGAAACTGAGAGTGGGACAGAACAGGAGCGACAGGAGCAGCCACTGAGGCAGATGGTAGCCTCACAGGAGAAGAGCCTCCGTGGAGATGGAAACCATGCAGATCTTGCACTGGGGGAAGACATACTTGTAAATACAGATCTTGCCTCACAACAGAATGTTCCTACAGAAAGGATACCCCATATGTATAACACTATAGGGAAAGACTTTAAACAAAATTTTGATCTAACGAGATGCTTCCAAGTTTACCCAGGAGCAAAACCTTACGTCTGTAATGAGTGTGGGAAGAGTTTCACCCAGAATCTTCATCTTGTGGAacaccagagaattcatactGGTGAGAAGCCCTACAAATGCACCGAGTGTGAGAAAGCCTTCAGCCACAGGTCGTCCCTCCTTGCCCATCAGAGGATCCACACTGGAGAGAAGCCTTACAAATGCAGCGAATGTGAGAAAGCCTTCAGCAGCAGTTCCACCCTCATCAAACACCTGAGAGtgcacactggagagaaaccctacCGATGCAGAGAGTGCGGTAAAGCCTTTAGCCAGTGCTCAACCCTCACTGTACATCAGCgaattcatactggagagaagCTCTATAAATGTGGTGAATGTGAGAAGGCCTTCAACTGTAGAGCAAAACTGCATCGCCACCAGAGAATCCACACAGGTGAGAAACCCTACAAATGTAGTGACTGTGGGAAAGGCTACAGCCAGTTTACATCCCTAGCTGAACATCAGAGACTTCATACTGGAGAGCAGCTGTGTAAATGCTTGGAATGTGGGAGAACCTTCACGCGCATCTCAACCCTTATCGAACACCAGCGAATTCATACTGGACAGAAGCCCTACCAGTGTAATGAGTGTGGGAAAGCTTTCAATCAGTACTCATCCTTTAATGAACACCGGAAAATTCATACCGGCGAAAAACTTTATACATGTgaagaatgtgggaaagcctttggtTGCAAATCCAACCTTTATAGGCACCAGAGaatccacactggagagaaaccttacCAGTGTAATCagtgtgggaaggccttcagTCAGTATTCATTCCTAACCGAACATGAGAGAATCCATACTGGAGAGAAACTCTACAAGTGTATGGAGTGTGGGAAGGCCTACAGTTACAGATCAAACCTTTGTAGACACAAAAAAGTTCACATTAAGGAAAGACTCTTTAAGTGGAAGGAATATGGGAAGACCTTCATCTACAGCTCCTCACTTACTCAGTATCAGAGATTTCTCAAGGGAGAGAATTCCTCAGAGGTTTAG